In the genome of Apostichopus japonicus isolate 1M-3 chromosome 15, ASM3797524v1, whole genome shotgun sequence, one region contains:
- the LOC139981337 gene encoding LOW QUALITY PROTEIN: E3 ubiquitin-protein ligase TRIM37-like (The sequence of the model RefSeq protein was modified relative to this genomic sequence to represent the inferred CDS: substituted 1 base at 1 genomic stop codon), producing MNPNFSNDASVSSLAQVFRCFICMEKVQNARLCPRCSKLCCYACIRRWLTEQRPVCPHCTAPLQLNDLVNCRWAGEVTQHLDILQQTKSESTEKDQCEIHNEKLSVFCWTCKTCICHQCALWGGTQHEKHTFKPLDEIYNHHASQVKDEMEALKRQLRELISLDQEIDKNVDSVRNAKEERVREIKNAVEMMIGRLETQLKSKLLTLMGQKNQLMQQKDLLEQLILEVETKVSEISKSDLISMSGQFRQMFSRVHRQPMASVVSAPVPADFTSELVPAYDNSRFVITNFSALQIKAEAVYSPPLHVTGLTWRLKVYPDGNGVVRGNYLSVFLELTSGFPETSKYEYRVEMIHQGSLDNSRNIVREFASDFEVGECWGYNRFFRLDFLASEGYLKDDVLILQFQVRPPTFYQKCRDQLWYINQLETTQRQYISLNTDLKERLTIELSRNQLPPGSSSDVDRDGQQSQDQENARAKIVHASIAMVTGSDSFAKSTRQEESEDSSSSSSSSSSSCSEDEDGGQKGGHLEEVPISGENDIDEESMSLENNIEQGASXSSGDTNRKSEVCYRHSGDMSHLGPSDDMSPSPSRDPSSSGSGTAGHHGLKEEEVMLLQLLDLQDKGMASDVLSCFPRPPPGKSRGGSKKEKRDKERDRESRGSKSLSQTESVLKRLSVHMSDHGGSASGDCVSQTAAAASSSPSSSSGAVGTADSNLPFPLPWKTKHRPVVPSISLQLSSEDGNSVTTSEKPTNNSNAEEEDPVAAGDTDPDESLAQSSLQESSFLDTSVESDLNMTLATLSISNFSPEYRGSRRSQDTPDRLDSSFDEDVPSSDDMPSSSLYRKSAASHRSSDDEAEKGSSPPGPKKEHSKSPKGSKRDPKPSNK from the exons ATGAATCCGAATTTTAGCAACGATGCTTCTGTCTCG AGTTTGGCTCAGGTCTTCAGATGTTTCATCTGCATGGAAAAGGTTCAGAATGCTCGACTGTGCCCACGTTGTAGCAAATTGTGCTGTTATGCTTGCATACGG AGATGGCTAACAGAGCAGAGACCAGTGTGCCCACATTGCAC AGCACCCTTACAACTGAATGACCTTGTGAATTGTCGATGGGCTGGTGAGGTCACACAACATCTAGACATTTTACAGCAAACCAAATCAGAATCCACAGAGAAAGATCA ATGCGAAATCCATAACGAGAAGTTGAGCGTCTTTTGTTGGACTTGTAAGACGTGTATATGCCACCAGTGTGCCCTATGGGGTGGTACA caACATGAGAAACATACCTTTAAACCATTGGACGAGATCTATAACCACCATGCATCTCAAGTTAAAGATGAAATGGAAGCCTTGAAAAGACAACTGAGAGAACTCATCAGCCTGGACCAAGAAATA GACAAGAATGTCGACAGTGTTCGCAATGCCAAAGAGGAGAGAGTGAGAGAAATTAAGAATGCAGTGGAGATGATGATTGGAAGACTAGAGACTCAACTCAAGAGTAAATTATTAACCTTAATGG GCCAAAAGAATCAGCTGATGCAACAGAAGGATCTACTGGAACAGTTAATTCTCGAAGTCGAAACAAAAGTCAGCGAGATATCCAAAAGCGATCTGATCAGTATGAGTGGTCAGTTCCGGCAGATGTTTTCAAGAGTTCATCGTCAACCGATGGCATCAGTCGTCTCCGCTCCCGTCCCGGCCGACTTCACCAG tGAACTGGTGCCTGCATATGATAACAGCAGATTTGTTATAACTAACTTCAG tGCCCTGCAGATTAAAGCAGAGGCCGTTTACAGTCCTCCATTGCACGTAACAGGGTTGActtggaggctgaaagtttatCCG GACGGTAATGGTGTAGTGAGAGGAAATTACCTTTCAGTATTTCTGGAATTAACTTCCGGTTTTCCAGAGACATCAAA GTACGAGTACAGAGTGGAGATGATCCACCAAGGATCACTGGATAACAGCCGCAATATCGTCCGAGAGTTTGCCTCCGACTTTGAAGTCGGCGAGTGTTGGGGCTATAACCGTTTCTTCCGACTGGATTTCCTGGCGAGTGAAGGGTACCTGAAAGACGACGTCCTCATTTTACAATTCCAA GTTCGTCCACCAACTTTCTATCAGAAATGCCGGGATCAACTGTGGTACATCAATCAGTTGGAGACTACTCAGAGGCAATATATTAGTCTGAATACTGATCTTAAAGAG AGATTAACCATTGAACTGTCTCGTAACCAACTCCCTCCTGGGTCATCATCAG ATGTAGACAGAGATGGACAACAGTCTCAGGACCAAGAAAATGCAAGAGCCAAAATTGTTCATGCCTCTATCGCCATGGTGACAGGATCTGACTCTTTCGCTAAAAGTACTAGACAAGAAGAG AGTGAGGACTCCTCCagctcttcctcttcctcctcctcctcatgcTCAGAAGATGAAGATGGAGGACAAAAAGGAGGACACTTGGAGGAGGTCCCCATCAGTGGAGAGAATGACATCGACGAAGAATCCAT GTCCCTCGAAAATAACATAGAACAAGGGGCATCATAGAGCAGTGGAGATACAAATAGGAAATCAGAGGTCTGTTACCGACATTCAGGAGATATGAGCCATCTGGGACCGTCGGATGACATGTCCCCCTCTCCTAGTCGGGACCCATCCTCCTCCGGTTCAGGGACCGCTGGACACCACGGACTGAAGGAGGAGGAGGTCATGTTACTGCAACTGTTGGATCTCCAGGATAAGGGAATGGCATCTGACGTCTTGAGCTGCTTCCCCAGACCACCCCCTGGTAAAAGTAGAG GTGGATCCAAGAAGGAGAAGCGAGAcaaagagagagacagagagagtcGAGGGAGCAAGTCGTTGAGCCAGACGGAGTCAGTACTCAAGAGATTGTCCGTCCACATGTCCGATCACGGGGGCAGTGCCTCCGGTGACTGCGTCTCACAGACCGCTGCTGCGGCATCGTCATCGCCATCTTCTTCCAGTGGAGCGGTCGGCACCGCCGATAGCAATCTAC CATTCCCATTACCTTGGAAGACAAAGCATAGACCGGTGGTACCAAGTATATCCCTTCAGCTGTCCTCGGAAGACGGAAACTCGGTCACGACTTCAGAAAAACCTACCAACAACTCTAACGCAGAGGAAGAAGATCCTGTGGCTGCCGGGGATACAG ATCCAGACGAGAGCCTTGCCCAGTCCTCTTTACAAGAGTCATCGTTCCTCGATACATCCGTGGAGAGTGATCTCAACATGACCTTGGCGACCTTGTCCATTTCAAACTTCAGTCCAGAATACAG AGGATCAAGAAGATCTCAGGATACACCAGATCGACTGGACA GTTCCTTTGATGAGGATGTTCCCAGCTCAGATGACATGCCATCATCTTCTCTTTATCGCAAGAGTGCTGCCTCCCATCGGAGCTCTGATGATGAAG CAGAAAAAGGAAGCAGCCCACCAGGACCGAAGAAGGAACATTCCAAGAGCCCTAAGGGTAGTAAGAGGGACCCTAAACCATCGAATAAATGA